The genome window AACAGCTGAACCTAATGCATAGCAACGTTTAATTCGCAGGAAATATTTCCCTAAACTAGATTGCATAAGCAAGAAAGTGCATTAACATAGCTACAAATCCACTAGGACTAAGTTGACATAAATCGTCCTGATATGGGAAAGGTAAAATTTCAAAACCATAGGCAAAACAACTTAACTGCCACAGAAACTTCCAATCCAAAACCATCTCCAACAACAGGGCAGCAACCTGAAATGACAAAGCTAAGATAAAAACCCCCCAGAAAAGGAAGAAAGACACTGTAATTCGCACCTACATTGCAATGCAAACGCCCGATTGAGAGCTTAGTTACAACCATCAACCACTGCCTTCCACTTCCTGTTTACCATCCCAAACTCATGCTTTTCTACCACGGCCCTCGAACACGGCCTTTCTAGGCTTGCCTTTCTCTTCAACTGCAGCACGATCACTAAAAGTCCTACAAAATGGTAGCAGATGGAATAACAATCTACACGGTGGAATTTGCCGGTGTTACAAAATCTACAGAACACTCACTTCTGTTTCTTTCGGTTTTGCTCCTTGATAGTCCTGACCATATCCATAGCCATATCCTGGTGCTCTCTTGTCTGTGAATGCACATCTAGGCCCTCAACAGTTTCACAATCAACCTTGCAAATGCGGCACCACCCCATGCTCACGGGCTTCCTCTTTCTTGGTCTATCAAAGGAATCCATATCACCCTGAGAAGTTGTagttaaaaaaattaataaaacacTACTCATTTCATGCACATAATGACCATCACAAGATTGCCAGGCTATAAAGCTCAATTTTCAAGAAATAATATACTAATGGAAGGAAAAGAACAAGAAAATTACAGGATTCATAATGTAACACTTACCGCATAAAGTCCATCGTTTGGAAATCCCGGGACAGGATACCTGCTCCTAAAACCAGGCTCCCCAAACCGTGGTATACCCGGTTTGTTGCATCCAACTTGTTCACCAAAACCAGGAAAATCACCAGGCCCTGACAACTCCCCCCTATAAGCTCGGCCAGCAAAGGTACCAAAACCAGCAGGTTCAGCAAAACGTAAATGACTTGGTAATTTCTGAGGATCCAAAGGCTCAAGATGATGCAAATGATTCGGAACGTCTTTTCCAAACATATCACCACTATGGACATGGTTGTAAGGACGAATAAAGGTAGTATGCTCGGTACCTCTCAAGTCCCCAACACCATCAACCTCAAGTCCATGTGAGTGGCCAGGCAAAGGTTGGAACCTACCATCAGAGAATAAACCACCAGCCACATTGGAaggaaaatttaaaggtttaggcCCTTCAATAAATTGGCAGGGCTCTCTGCCACCAATATCTTCAAAACCTGAGTGACTTCGAAATCCGCGCGGTGGAATGTTAAAGACCTCCCCATCAGGATTTCGGGCAGACATGTAACTTATCTGATGCACACCAAACCCAGGTCCTGCCCTTCTTCTATCATCATCATGAGGACCAAGTTGTGCTTCTCTTTCTCCACTGTCCTTGAAATGCATCGAACCAGGAGGATGATATGGTGGCAATAATCTGTTAGGTGGAACCCCAGCACTGACCTCCAATTTTGATCCTGAATCATATACTAATCCGCGAGGTGGCTTGTCAAGTGGCCGTGATGCTGCATCAACAAGTTCATTATTTAATGTAATCATTTAGGaaactgattatttttcttcTGATAAATTAAATGATTATGGAAATTGTTGAATATCAAATTCCAACTCACCTTGATCATGAGGCACTGGTAAAGGACTTAAATGCTCTCCCATAGGCGCCTTCAACCTTTTATTCCTAGCTGATTCCATACTtctagattggccaaatggaacCTTTTCAAAAGACCCTGGCGGAAACGGGTTTGGTTGATTTCCATCGAACTGATTACTTTGATTTTGAAACATTTCAGATTCTGCTGGATTAACTGAGTGTTGTGTTCCACTGGGAATTTCAGGACCACTTAATGGTGCTCGTCCCATTCCCTTTATCTCCTCTCGGTAATCACCTGCTGGAGGAAACTGACCAGGCCCTCTACCAAAGGGTGTTGTAGAACCTGGACCAGGTATAGCACCAACGGAGGCATTACTAGGCTGCTTCaggaattgtggatgatgatcaCGAGAATTCAATGGCTGACAAGACTGGGGCACATCCCCTGAAGGCATCATTGCAGTGGGGGGATATCTGGGAACTTGGGCATGAGGAGCACAACCTGGAGGTGGCATTGGTGGTATTATCATAGGACCAAAAGGCCTTTGTTGAGAAGATGGTCCAGAGTTTGGTGGTGGCATCTCATGCCCATACTGCTGAAAACCCCCTCTGTCAACGGCAACGTCATGTGAATTTCTTCCAGCGTTCAGATTCATAATTGAACCATCAGCAGCATCAGATGATGCATGGTTTGCCAAAGAGTTGTCCAGTTCTTTTGGAGCATCATCATAGGCATCTTTCTCTGGTTTAACTGTTACATCAGCTGATTTGTTAGCAGATCTAGGCTCCAAAGAATTCTCATTCCCCTCTTCCTTAACCGTTCTTTTGCCCATAAGCTCGTCCGAATCACCCTTATGAACATGTATATCACTGCTGGCCCTCTGTCTATACTCATCAACAGTTTTCTTAAGCTTCTGTTGTTCAGCGTTTAAGTCAGCTTCAAATCTTGGGGCCATTGCATCAGTTGATTTGGCTGCAGAGGAAATTAGATCATTTTGAGCATTATCCTGGAAAGGAACTCCCACTTCTGGCCTTCCGGCAGTTTTGTCAGGTAACTGATCGCCATGGCTTTCTAGGGCTGAACGTTTCTTCTGATCCATAGACTCAAGCTCATTGCTCATGTGGTTCCCATAACTTGGATTCAGTTGTGGTTGGCTTGAAGCAGGCTGGACAGATCTGACCTGGGGTGCAGTATTATACCCACCATGGGCCTGAGAAATTGCCTGGACATGATTTTGCATCCCAGGTCTTCCTATATATGTTTGAGATTGTTGAAGCTGTGGGGGAGGTGGTAAGGAAACATTTTGCTGTGGTTGGATATACGTGTGCGTATTCTGAGGAACCACACTAGGAAGACCTTGAGGGCGAAACTGAGACTGCAAAGGCTGCTGGTGAGTAAGATGACCCTGTTGGTGTGACTGACTCTGCAATGGACCAGGAAATGCCTGCTGTTGACTGTATTGCTGAGACATTGGTTGTTGATTAGGCTGAACAGGATGTTGCTGAATTAAATGTCCTGCTTGTGGAGCAGGATAAAGTTGAGACTGTGCAGGAGTTTGACCTTGAGAAGGTACCAAGCCCCATTGCTGATTGGCGCGCAAAGGAGGTTGTTGAGGAACCTGACTATGAGTTTGAACTGGAGGAATAGGCCCACTAGTAAGATGCGGACGTATTGGAGTTTGCTGTGTAAACCCTATAGGCATTTGCTGCATGGGCTGGGGTTGTGGATAGGAATTGTACCCTGAAACTGCATTGGCTGTTGAATGGAGGGTCTGAGTCTGTCCATGAGCAGATTGGCCAGCCTGAGGTGGGCGGAATTGGCCATGAGATTGTTGATGATGTTGAACATTTATCTGC of Nicotiana tomentosiformis chromosome 7, ASM39032v3, whole genome shotgun sequence contains these proteins:
- the LOC104086521 gene encoding uncharacterized protein → MGFDIECIVDIHTYPGEYFCPVCRTLVFPNEALQSQCTHLYCKPCLAHVANGSRACPYDGYLVTEADSKPLIESDKTLAESIGKVKVRCLYHRSGCTWEGPLSECTSHCSGCSFGNSPVICNRCGVQIVHRQVHEHAQSCPGVYPAQQAANGAQDNPSSGAATTAAGDDSNQTTTHSGTPASQTPNPQSTTASLLHGQDPNQQTSASSLAPATASAGVPTSDQWYQQQYQQYVQQYAGYDPYQQQTYQQYYPYQQQPVQQYQQQPPIYMQPPAQPQTPIPAQPQSQPQPQPLNPLPQPQIQPQMQALPKGPTQPQVQAVAQQHQNQVQVNPQQQLPPTGQSHTQIPSQIFPASHAQPPTQPPPYPQPYPMQPHSQHNVQVPQYQQHPAQVHPPQSSQAQPQPFVHQPHSQLQPQINVQHHQQSHGQFRPPQAGQSAHGQTQTLHSTANAVSGYNSYPQPQPMQQMPIGFTQQTPIRPHLTSGPIPPVQTHSQVPQQPPLRANQQWGLVPSQGQTPAQSQLYPAPQAGHLIQQHPVQPNQQPMSQQYSQQQAFPGPLQSQSHQQGHLTHQQPLQSQFRPQGLPSVVPQNTHTYIQPQQNVSLPPPPQLQQSQTYIGRPGMQNHVQAISQAHGGYNTAPQVRSVQPASSQPQLNPSYGNHMSNELESMDQKKRSALESHGDQLPDKTAGRPEVGVPFQDNAQNDLISSAAKSTDAMAPRFEADLNAEQQKLKKTVDEYRQRASSDIHVHKGDSDELMGKRTVKEEGNENSLEPRSANKSADVTVKPEKDAYDDAPKELDNSLANHASSDAADGSIMNLNAGRNSHDVAVDRGGFQQYGHEMPPPNSGPSSQQRPFGPMIIPPMPPPGCAPHAQVPRYPPTAMMPSGDVPQSCQPLNSRDHHPQFLKQPSNASVGAIPGPGSTTPFGRGPGQFPPAGDYREEIKGMGRAPLSGPEIPSGTQHSVNPAESEMFQNQSNQFDGNQPNPFPPGSFEKVPFGQSRSMESARNKRLKAPMGEHLSPLPVPHDQASRPLDKPPRGLVYDSGSKLEVSAGVPPNRLLPPYHPPGSMHFKDSGEREAQLGPHDDDRRRAGPGFGVHQISYMSARNPDGEVFNIPPRGFRSHSGFEDIGGREPCQFIEGPKPLNFPSNVAGGLFSDGRFQPLPGHSHGLEVDGVGDLRGTEHTTFIRPYNHVHSGDMFGKDVPNHLHHLEPLDPQKLPSHLRFAEPAGFGTFAGRAYRGELSGPGDFPGFGEQVGCNKPGIPRFGEPGFRSRYPVPGFPNDGLYAGDMDSFDRPRKRKPVSMGWCRICKVDCETVEGLDVHSQTREHQDMAMDMVRTIKEQNRKKQKTFSDRAAVEEKGKPRKAVFEGRGRKA